The Streptomyces sp. NBC_00775 genome includes the window CATGAGGGAGCGGTTGCCGACGGTGCGGCGCAGTGCGGCCTCGTCGAGGACGGTCCACAGGCGCAGCGGGTTGTCCGGGGCGGAGATTCGTTCCTGCCGCTTCAGCCGTACCTGGACACGCTTGTCGATGTCGCCGGGCGCGGTCTCGGGCAGGGCTCCCGCGATCAGGGACTCGGCGTACGGCCGGGTCTGGAGGAGACCGGGCACAACCTGCGGATCGTAGACGCGCAGTGACGCGGCGTCGGTCTCCAGTCCGATGTAGACGCTGTACGGGATGTCGCCGAAGGAGTGCCACCAGCCCTGCTGGCGCGAGTCCTTGGCCATCTGCATCAGGGAGTCGACGATCCGGTGGTCGTCCACCTCGTAGACCCCGCACAGATCGCGGACGTCTCGCTGGCTGATACTGCGCCGCCCGTTCTCCAGACGGCTGATCTTCGACTGCGAGAC containing:
- a CDS encoding helix-turn-helix domain-containing protein, producing MASNVNPTVRRRRLGQELRRLRELKGMTAEEVAERLLVSQSKISRLENGRRSISQRDVRDLCGVYEVDDHRIVDSLMQMAKDSRQQGWWHSFGDIPYSVYIGLETDAASLRVYDPQVVPGLLQTRPYAESLIAGALPETAPGDIDKRVQVRLKRQERISAPDNPLRLWTVLDEAALRRTVGNRSLMRDQLEHLVEQSQLPHVTVQVIPFDMGAHPGLNGQYAILEFPDAADSSVVYIEGVTSDLYLEKANDVQKYSVMYEHLRAQALNVEQSRQFIADIAKEYAR